The proteins below are encoded in one region of Carettochelys insculpta isolate YL-2023 chromosome 32, ASM3395843v1, whole genome shotgun sequence:
- the LOC142004876 gene encoding olfactory receptor 5G9-like, with translation MEKAEGRNQTPIAEFIVLGFGGVPELQPLLFLLFLLIYIVTLATNALVIVLVVTDQQLQTPMYFFLGNLSCSEVCFSSTILPRLLASLLTGDRSVSVVGCMVQVYFFGVITASENLLLIAMSYDRYLAICNPLRYAALMNGRVCSQLVAGSWVISFLCCTMVDVFLFQLRFCDSKEIDHYFCDFMRMVKLACSDTRTVQLLAFAVSAFLMIVACLLILVSYICIITTILRIPSAAGRQKAFSTCSSHLIVVALYYGIPIMLYVVPVIIPSELPHKIFSAFCSLLLHMINPIIYTLRNKEVNESLRKAVSKLVAARNIPRFGTNNCLHRIK, from the coding sequence ATGGAGAAAGcggaaggaagaaatcaaacgCCCATTGCTGAATTCATCGTCTTAGGGTTTGGGGGtgtccctgagctgcagccccttctcttcctcctgtttCTCCTGATCTATATTGTGACATTAGCCACAAACGCCCTCGTCATTGTGCTAGTTGTGACTGATCAGCAACTTCAAActcccatgtacttcttcctgggGAACTTGTCCTGCTCGGAGGTCTGCTTCAGCTCCACcatcctgcccaggctgctggccagtctcctgactggaGATAGATCTGTCTCTGTTGTGGGCTGTATGGTGCAAGTATATTTTTTTGGTGTCATAACAGCTTCAGAAAATCTGCTGCTCATCGCAATGTCTTACGATCGGTATCTAGCAATATGTAATCCCCTCCGTTACGCTGCTCTGATGAACGGCCGGGTTTGTAGCCAGCTAGTGGCAGGGTCCTGGGTAATTAGCTTTCTCTGCTGTACAATGGTAGATGTCTTTTTGTTCCAATTACGGTTCTGTGATTCCAAGGAAATTGACCATTACTTTTGTGATTTCATGCGCATGGTAAAGCTGGCCTGTAGCGACACCCGGACTGTGCAGCTTTTGGCGTTTGCTGTTTCTGCCTTTTTGATGATAGTGGCTTGTCTACTGATTTTGGTGTCCTACATTTGTATCATCACCaccatcctgagaatcccgtcTGCCGccgggaggcaaaaggccttttccacctgctcctcccatctCATTGTTGTGGCCCTCTATTATGGGATCCCCATTATGCTCTACGTGGTTCCAGTAATCATCCCTTCTGAACTACCGCATAAAATATTCTCTGCCTTTTGTTCTCTCCTGCTTCATATGATCAACCCGATCATCTACACCCTGAGAAACAAGGAGGTCAATGAATCCCTGAGAAAAGCTGTTTCTAAACTGGTTGCTGCCAGAAACATACCAAGATTCGGAACAAACAATTGTTTGCATCGAATAAAATAG